In Methanosarcina siciliae T4/M, one genomic interval encodes:
- a CDS encoding FprA family A-type flavoprotein, translating to METYNIPEITRNVFAVGSKDWNRRIFDSLIPLPEGTSYNAYLVKGEKKTALIDTVNPGFEEELETKINVVSDLEKLDYLIMNHAEPDHANAIRFVLEKAPEALFVTTEKGVKMAKLYHELPEARIKVVAEGDSLDLGGKTLHFIEAPWLHWPETMFTYIPDDKVLFSCDFFGAHTAQGVYDEDIEELVSLAKRYYGEIMMPFAKMGARALEKIKDFGIEIIAPSHGPIYKNPKRILDPYEKWTQGKTENKALIVYVSMWGSTREMVRTIAETLLKEGVDVRMYDLAASDIGDVARELVDSRAVVFGTPTVLGGMHPLALYGTYLVKALNPPAKYGVVLGSFGWGGGALKQAGELLGPSKMEIMGTLQVQGRASKEDLKKVEEIGRELARKMKT from the coding sequence ATGGAAACCTACAATATCCCGGAGATTACAAGGAATGTTTTCGCGGTTGGGTCAAAAGACTGGAACCGCAGGATCTTCGATTCTTTAATCCCGCTGCCAGAGGGTACAAGCTACAATGCCTATCTCGTAAAAGGCGAGAAAAAGACAGCACTTATAGATACCGTTAATCCGGGATTTGAAGAAGAATTGGAAACAAAAATTAACGTGGTTTCGGACCTGGAAAAACTAGATTACCTGATAATGAACCATGCCGAACCTGACCATGCCAATGCGATTAGATTTGTCCTTGAAAAAGCTCCTGAGGCCCTGTTTGTCACGACCGAGAAAGGAGTAAAGATGGCAAAGCTTTATCACGAGCTGCCTGAAGCCCGGATCAAAGTCGTTGCCGAAGGGGACAGCCTTGACCTTGGAGGAAAGACCCTTCATTTCATAGAAGCTCCCTGGCTCCACTGGCCAGAAACCATGTTCACATACATTCCCGATGATAAGGTCCTTTTCTCATGCGACTTTTTCGGGGCACATACAGCACAGGGAGTATACGACGAAGATATCGAGGAACTCGTTTCTCTTGCAAAGCGCTACTACGGGGAGATCATGATGCCCTTTGCGAAAATGGGAGCCAGAGCCCTTGAGAAAATTAAGGACTTTGGGATCGAAATAATTGCCCCAAGCCACGGGCCGATATACAAAAACCCGAAGCGAATCCTGGACCCGTATGAAAAATGGACTCAAGGAAAAACCGAGAACAAAGCCCTTATTGTTTATGTAAGTATGTGGGGTTCCACCCGGGAGATGGTCCGTACAATTGCAGAAACCCTGCTAAAAGAAGGAGTCGATGTCAGAATGTATGACCTTGCGGCCTCGGATATAGGAGATGTTGCAAGGGAACTGGTTGATTCCCGAGCTGTAGTCTTTGGAACGCCGACAGTCCTGGGAGGTATGCACCCGCTTGCCCTTTACGGCACTTACCTGGTAAAGGCCCTCAACCCCCCGGCAAAGTACGGGGTTGTGCTCGGGTCCTTTGGCTGGGGAGGAGGGGCACTGAAGCAGGCAGGTGAACTCCTGGGCCCTTCTAAAATGGAGATTATGGGCACCCTTCAGGTACAGGGCAGGGCCAGCAAGGAAGACTTAAAAAAAGTTGAGGAAATAGGGCGAGAACTGGCTCGAAAAATGAAGACATAA
- a CDS encoding glutamine synthetase family protein, whose amino-acid sequence MKTSNVELNPNKLVQYLNKPASEFTKDDIIRFIKENGIKMLNFRYVGGDGRLKALTFVIRDEEHLDNLLSAGERVDGSSLFSYIEADTSDLYVLPKYRTAFVNPFEEIPTVDILCSYFDKDGTPLVSASETVMKKASRVLTEKTGYELQAMGELEYYIIANREEVNMGFPAVDQRGYHESNPFTKYDQLRKEAMMYISEAGGKIKYGHSEVGNFTDGNYYYEQNEIEFETDTLENSADRLLIAKWMLRMLADQYGVVISFAPKITVGKAGSGLHVHMKLLKDGKSVMVENGDVSDTAKRAMAGLLDISAGITAFGNRVPTSYLRLVPHQEAPTNICWGDRNRSALIRVPLGWFSDNCSKMIAQVNPNYSEDFKSHSYKSTFEFRAADPSADLYLLLAAFAVGIRHGFEMDNALEVAKNLYIDVNIFKDEHKDRLAQLEHLPASCYESAQALKKCKDVFTQYDVFTEGMINDTVKFLESFDDYQLSERLYGKNEEIKKLVDSYVHIA is encoded by the coding sequence ATGAAAACATCAAACGTAGAACTGAATCCGAACAAACTGGTACAGTACCTCAATAAGCCAGCAAGCGAGTTCACCAAGGATGACATTATAAGGTTCATCAAGGAAAACGGAATTAAAATGCTGAATTTCCGCTATGTCGGTGGCGATGGGAGACTTAAAGCCCTTACCTTTGTGATCAGAGATGAAGAGCACCTTGACAACTTACTTTCTGCCGGTGAGAGGGTAGACGGTTCAAGTCTTTTTTCATACATCGAGGCAGACACAAGCGACCTCTATGTGCTCCCCAAATACAGGACTGCTTTCGTGAATCCTTTTGAGGAAATCCCCACTGTGGACATCCTCTGTTCTTACTTCGACAAGGATGGAACCCCTCTCGTAAGCGCTTCAGAAACCGTCATGAAGAAGGCTTCCCGGGTCCTGACTGAGAAGACGGGCTACGAACTTCAGGCAATGGGCGAGCTGGAATACTACATCATTGCCAACAGAGAGGAAGTCAACATGGGTTTCCCGGCTGTTGACCAGAGAGGGTACCACGAGTCCAATCCCTTTACCAAATACGACCAGCTCAGGAAAGAAGCAATGATGTACATCTCCGAAGCTGGCGGAAAAATCAAGTATGGCCACTCCGAAGTAGGGAACTTCACTGATGGCAACTACTACTATGAGCAGAACGAAATCGAATTCGAAACCGACACTCTTGAAAACAGTGCTGACCGCCTGCTTATTGCAAAGTGGATGCTCAGGATGCTTGCGGACCAGTACGGTGTGGTTATCAGCTTTGCCCCTAAGATCACTGTAGGAAAAGCAGGAAGCGGACTGCACGTCCACATGAAGCTTCTGAAGGACGGAAAGAGTGTAATGGTCGAGAATGGCGATGTCAGTGACACTGCAAAGCGTGCAATGGCCGGCCTTCTTGATATTTCAGCAGGAATCACCGCTTTTGGAAACAGGGTCCCAACATCCTACCTGCGTCTCGTTCCTCACCAGGAAGCCCCAACCAACATTTGCTGGGGAGACAGGAACCGTTCTGCTCTGATCCGTGTCCCTCTCGGCTGGTTCTCCGACAACTGCAGCAAGATGATTGCTCAGGTCAACCCTAACTACAGCGAGGATTTCAAGAGCCACAGCTATAAGTCTACCTTCGAATTCCGCGCTGCAGACCCCTCAGCTGACCTTTACCTCCTCCTTGCAGCCTTTGCTGTAGGTATCCGCCACGGATTTGAAATGGACAACGCCCTTGAGGTTGCAAAGAACCTCTACATCGACGTGAACATCTTCAAGGACGAACACAAAGACAGACTTGCTCAGCTTGAGCACCTTCCGGCTTCCTGCTACGAGTCCGCCCAGGCCCTGAAGAAATGTAAGGACGTCTTCACCCAGTACGA